Proteins from a genomic interval of Kribbella aluminosa:
- the fxlM gene encoding methyltransferase, FxLD system has translation MRTAMVEQMRGAGDLRTEGVTRAFSIVPRERFAPDAPLEQVYNRDDVVITKRDDNGLALSSVSAPRIQAQMLEQAEISPGMRVLEIGSGGYNAALIAELVGPEGEVTTVDIDPFVTDRAAQYLAETGYDRIQVLQVDAEGGVPQRAPFDRIIVTAGAWDVPPAWIEQLAEDGLLVVPLRLRGLTRSFALARKDGRLVSQNYDLCGFVSMQGAGANDERLILLQGEDIALRVDSDQLVTSPDSLRSALTSARVTRGSGIEVGGYEPFDDLDLFMATALDDFGLLVAKDAAIASGVVERSARMGAKTALADDSFAYRASQPTSDERTSFEFIVYGHGPHADQLVDQYIGLIREWDQSHRGGSGARVEVYPAGTDVRVPAGGRLVEKKHTSVLIFWPTSP, from the coding sequence TTGCGCACGGCGATGGTAGAGCAGATGCGCGGCGCGGGCGATCTGCGAACCGAAGGAGTCACCCGGGCCTTCTCGATCGTGCCGCGGGAACGGTTTGCCCCAGACGCGCCCTTGGAGCAGGTCTACAACCGCGACGACGTCGTAATCACCAAGCGCGACGACAACGGCCTGGCACTGAGCTCGGTTTCCGCCCCCCGGATTCAGGCGCAGATGCTCGAACAGGCCGAGATCAGCCCTGGCATGCGGGTCCTGGAGATCGGATCCGGTGGCTACAACGCCGCGCTCATCGCCGAACTGGTCGGTCCTGAAGGTGAAGTCACCACTGTTGACATCGATCCCTTCGTGACCGATCGCGCGGCGCAGTACCTGGCAGAGACCGGCTACGACCGGATCCAGGTACTGCAGGTCGATGCCGAGGGCGGGGTGCCACAGCGCGCCCCGTTCGATCGGATCATCGTCACGGCCGGCGCCTGGGATGTTCCGCCCGCATGGATCGAACAACTGGCCGAGGATGGACTACTCGTAGTGCCGTTGCGGCTGCGTGGTTTGACCCGGTCGTTTGCACTCGCTCGCAAGGACGGTCGCCTGGTGAGCCAGAACTACGACCTGTGCGGCTTCGTGTCGATGCAAGGAGCTGGCGCCAACGACGAGCGCTTGATCCTGCTGCAAGGCGAGGACATCGCACTGCGAGTGGACAGCGACCAACTGGTGACCTCTCCGGACAGCCTGCGCAGCGCACTGACCTCAGCACGGGTAACACGCGGCAGCGGGATCGAGGTCGGCGGCTACGAACCGTTCGATGACCTGGATCTGTTTATGGCAACAGCACTGGACGACTTTGGACTGCTGGTCGCCAAAGACGCAGCGATCGCCTCCGGTGTCGTCGAGCGGTCAGCGCGGATGGGAGCCAAGACCGCTCTGGCCGACGACAGCTTCGCCTACCGGGCATCCCAGCCCACCAGCGACGAACGGACCTCGTTCGAGTTCATCGTTTACGGCCACGGCCCGCACGCCGACCAGCTGGTCGACCAGTACATCGGGCTGATCCGCGAGTGGGATCAGTCGCACCGCGGCGGATCGGGCGCCCGCGTCGAGGTCTACCCGGCCGGCACCGACGTACGGGTTCCGGCCGGCGGCCGGTTAGTTGAGAAGAAGCACACGAGTGTCCTGATCTTCTGGCCGACGTCGCCGTGA
- a CDS encoding FxLD family lanthipeptide, with protein sequence MTHHLQATTAIPDTDFDLDLSIVSSGPVIADLMRNTDDNCGQTCQSACSNSTC encoded by the coding sequence ATGACCCACCACCTGCAGGCAACCACGGCCATCCCGGACACCGATTTCGACCTCGACCTCAGCATCGTCTCGTCCGGCCCCGTGATCGCTGACCTGATGCGCAACACCGACGACAACTGTGGCCAGACCTGTCAGAGCGCCTGCTCCAACAGCACCTGCTGA